Within Pseudomonas tructae, the genomic segment GTTCACTCTGGCCCCGGAGAAGCGCCGGATCGGCATGGTGTTCCAGGACTACGCGCTGTTCCCGCACCTGACCGTGGCCGAGAACATCGCCTTCGGCATCGGCAAGCACCCGCAGCAGCGCCAGGTGGTCGAAGAGATGCTCGAGCTGGTCAAGCTCGGCGGCCTGGGCAAACGCTACCCCCACGAGCTTTCCGGCGGCCAGCAGCAACGTGTGGCCCTGGCTCGCGCACTGGCACCTGAACCACAACTGCTGTTGCTCGATGAGCCGTTTTCCAACCTCGACGTAGAGCTGCGCCGGCGCCTGAGCCACGAAGTGCGCGACATCCTCAAGAGCCGAGGCACCAGCGCAATTCTGGTGACCCACGACCAGGAAGAAGCCTTCGCCGTCAGTGATCATGTCGGCGTGTTCAAGGAAGGTCGCCTGGAACAGTGGGATACCCCCTACAACCTCTACCACGAACCACTGACGCCATTCGTGGCCAGCTTCATTGGCCAGGGCTATTTCATCCGCGGCCAGTTGACCAGCCCGGAGTCGGTACGCACCGAGCTGGGCGAGCTGCGCGGCAACCGGGCCTATACGCTGACGCCTGGCAGCGCCGTGGATGTGCTGCTGCGCCCGGACGACATCATCCATGCCCCGTACAGCGAGCTCAAAGCGCTGATTGTCGGCAAGAGCTTCCTCGGTGCCTCGACCCTGTATCGCCTGCAACTGCCTACTGGTAGCCAGCTCGAAGCGATCTTCCCGAGCCACAACGACCATCAGGTCGGTAGCGAAGTGAGCATTGAAGTGGCTGCGGACCACCTGGTGGTGTTCGCAGTGCCCGGCAGCGTGGCGGCGCAGCTGCCGGTGCCGGAGAACGGCGTTCGCCGGTATAGCTCGGCGGTCTGATCAAGATTAATCGCGGGGCAAGCCCGCTCCCACAGGAGCGGGCAATCATTCACGGCCAATGGCGGCAAATGTGCCTTGGGTATGCTCGGCCAGCACCCCCGGCGCCAACTCGACTTCCAGCCCCCGACGGCCAGCACTGACGTAAATGCGCTCAAACAGTTGAGCCGACTGGTCAATGAAGGTACGCAGGCGTTTCTTCTGCCCCAGCGGGCTGATCCCGCCCAATAGGTAACCGGTGGCGCGCTGAGCCGCGGCCGGGTCGGCCATCTCGCACTTCTTGACCCCGGCAGCTTGGGCCAGGTGCTTCAGATCCAGGCTACCGGCCACCGGCACTACTGCCACCAGCAACTCGCCCTTTTCGCTACTGGCCAATAGAGTCTTGAATACCCGCGCAGGCTCAAGGTTGAGCTTTTCAGCCGCTTCCAGGCCGTAAGAAGCAGCCTTGGGGTCATGCGCGTAACTGTGAATGTGGTGGTCGGCGCGAACCTTTTTCAGCAGATCCAGGGCGGGGGTCATGCAGGACTCCAAGCAGAAGGGTGAATGCCATTTCGCCGGTTACTTTAGGGCAAAACCCCAAGCGCAACCAACGCCCATCACCGCCACCAATAGTCAGATTGTGAATGGTCGTTCACTTTCGACCTTTGACATAAGCGTTTCTTGTCTATATTTTTTCGATTCTGAATATAGCCATGCTCCGATAAGGTGCATTTTCTGCCGCCGCCCGACCGAAATGGGGATTTCTGTCGGGTTTTTGTCGAGCGCTCACTGCGCCTCACAACAACAAGAACCGAGGTAACGAATGACGACTGCTCTGCGACAACCAACACTTTCAAGCCAGTGCATGGCCGAATTTCTCGGCACCGCGCTGCTGATCTTTTTCGGCACCGGGTGCGTCGCTGCGCTCAAGGTTGCGGGTGCCAGCTTTGGCCTGTGGGAAATCAGCATCATCTGGGGCGTCGGCGTCAGCATGGCGATCTACCTGACCGCCGGGGTTTCCGGCGCGCACCTGAACCCGGCAGTGAGCATCGCCCTGTGCCTGTTCGCCGGCTTCGAGAAGCACAAGCTGCCGTTCTATATCGTCGCCCAGATCGCCGGTGCCTTCTGCGGTGCGGCGTTGGTTTACACGCTGTACAGCAACCTGTTCTTCGATTTCGAACAGGCCCATGAAATGATCCGCGGCAGCCAGGCCAGCCTGGAGCTGGCCTCGGTGTTCTCCACCTACCCGCACCCGGCGCTGTCCACCGGCCAGGCCTTCCTGGTCGAAGTAATCATTACCGCCGTACTGATGGCGGTGATCATGGCCCTGACCGATGACAACAATGGCCTGCCGCGCGGCGCCATGGCACCGCTGCTGATCGGCCTGCTGATCGCCGTGATCGGCAGTGCCATGGGCCCGCTGACCGGCTTTGCGATGAACCCGGCGCGGGACTTCGGGCCCAAGCTGATGACCTTCCTCGCCGGCTGGGGCGAAGTCGCTTTTACGGGCGGTCGTGACATTCCCTATTTCCTGATTCCTGTTTTTGCGCCGATCATAGGGGCAAGCCTTGGGGCAGCCCTTTATCGTGGCGTGATCGCCCGAAACCTGCCGGTTGCCGAGAGCGAAAGCGCCCAGACCGACGCCAACCCTCAGGGCAAGACCCAGGCATCCTGATGCCTGCAGTGGCGAGCCAGGCTCGCCCTGCCCTGATCTCTACCCTATTGAGTGCAAGGCCAACGATATGACAGACACCCAGCACAAGAACTACATCATTGCCCTGGACCAGGGCACGACCAGTTCGCGGGCCATCATTTTCGACCGCGATGCCAACGTGGTTGGCACCTCGCAGCGCGAATTCGCACAGCACTACCCACAAGCCGGCTGGGTCGAGCACGACCCGATGGAAATCTTCGCCACCCAGAGCGCGACCATGGTCGAAGCCCTGGCCCAGGCAGGCCTGAGCCACGACCAGGTGGCGGCTATCGGTATCACCAACCAGCGTGAAACCACGGTGGTCTGGGACAAGGAAACCGGTCGCCCGGTGTACAACGCCATTGTCTGGCAGTGCCGACGCAGCACCGAGATCTGCGAGCAACTCAAGCGCGAAGGTCTGCAGGAATACATCCGCGAGACCACCGGCCTGGTCACCGACCCCTACTTCTCCGGCACCAAGCTCAAGTGGATCCTCGACAACGTCGAAGGCGCCCGTGAGCGCGCCGAGCGCGGCGATCTGTTGTTCGGCACCGTCGACAGCTGGCTGATCTGGAAATTCTCCGGCGGCAAGGTGCACGTCACCGACTACACCAACGCCTCGCGCACCATGCTCTTCAACATCCACACCCTGGAGTGGGATGAGAAGATGCTTGAGGTGCTGAACATTCCGCGGCAGATGTTGCCCGAGGTACGCAGCTCCTCGGAAGTCTACGGTCGCACCAAGAGCGGTATCGCCATTGCCGGCATCGCCGGCGACCAGCAGGCCGCGCTGTTCGGCCAGATGTGCGTGGAGCCCGGCCAGGCCAAGAACACCTACGGCACCGGTTGCTTCTTGCTGATGAACACCGGCGACAAGGCGGTCAAATCCTCCCACGGCCTGCTCACCACCATCGCCTGCGGCCCGCGTGGTGAAGTGGCCTACGCCCTGGAAGGTGCGGTGTTCAACGGTGGCTCCACGGTGCAGTGGCTGCGTGACGAGCTGAAGATCGTCAACGACGCCCACGACACCGAATACTTCGCCAGCAAGGTCAAGGACAGCAACGGCGTGTACCTGGTGCCCGCCTTCACCGGCCTTGGCGCGCCGTACTGGGACCCATATGCCCGTGGTGCGCTGTTCGGCCTGACCCGCGGGGTCAAGGTCGATCACATCATTCGCGCCGCCCTGGAGTCGATCGCCTACCAGACCCGCGATGTGCTCGATGCCATGCAACAGGACTGCGGCCAACGCCTGAGCGAACTGCGGGTCGATGGTGGCGCTGTGGCCAACAACTTCCTCATGCAGTTCCAGGCCGATATCCTCGGCACCTGCGTCGAGCGCCCGCAAATGCGCGAGACCACTGCCCTGGGCGCCGCCTACCTGGCGGGCCTGGCCTGCGGCTTCTGGAGCAGCCTGGATGAACTGCGCGGCAAGGCCATCATCGAGCGCGAGTTCAGCCCGCAACTGGACGAAGTGCAGAAAGAGAAACTCTATGCCGGCTGGTTGAAGGCCGTGGATCGCACTCGCGACTGGGAACCGCACGAAGATTAAAGCAGCGGCAAGCTGCAAGCCTCAAGCTGCAAGAAGAAGCAAAGCAGTCCGCGCACCGCTGTTGCTCTTGCTTGTAGCTTGCGGCTTGAAGCTCAAGCTGTTTTCATGGCGAAATTTGCCCGGCTGCCCCAAAGGACCGCCCATGAATCTGCCTCCTCGCCAACAACAAATCCTCGAACTGGTCCGCGAACGCGGCTATGTCAGTATCGAAGAAATGGCGCAGCTGTTCGTCGTCACCCCGCAAACCATCCGCCGTGATATCAACCAGTTGGCGGAAGTCAATCTGCTACGCCGCTACCACGGCGGCGCAGCCTACGATTCCAGTATCGAAAACACCGCCTATGCCATGCGCGCCGACCAGATGCGCGACGAGAAACAGCGCATCGCCGAAGCCATTGCCGCGCAGATTCCCGATCACGCCTCGCTGTTCATCAACATCGGCACCACCACCGAATCCATCGCCCGCGCCCTGCTCAACCACAACCATCTGAAAATCATCACCAACAACCTGCACGTGGCCTCGATCCTCAGCGCCAAGGATGATTTCGAAGTACTGCTGGCCGGTGGCAATGTGCGCCGCGATGGCGGCGTTGTGGGTCAGGCCAGCGTCGACTTCATCAACCAGTTCAAGGTCGACTTCGCCCTGGTAGGTATCAGCGGCATCGATGAAGACGGCAGCCTGCTGGATTTCGACTACCAGGAAGTCCGGGTATCCCAGGCGATCATCGCCAATGCCCGCCAGGTCATCCTCGCCGCCGACTCGAGCAAGTTCGGCCGCAACGCCATGGTGCGCCTGGGATCGATCAGCCTGATCGACTGCCTGGTCACCGACCAGGCGCCGGTGCCCGCCCTCACGCAATTGCTCAACCAGTACAAGATCCGCCTCGACGTGGTCTGAGCCACTGCCCGCTGCCATCGCAACGGTGGCAGCGCGAATGTTCGTTATTTTTCATTTATTTG encodes:
- a CDS encoding ABC transporter ATP-binding protein — its product is MSQPLLLNLRELACGYGEQRIVQNLNLHLNAGDIGCLLGSSGCGKTTTLRAIAGFEPVHEGEIQLGGEVISKAGFTLAPEKRRIGMVFQDYALFPHLTVAENIAFGIGKHPQQRQVVEEMLELVKLGGLGKRYPHELSGGQQQRVALARALAPEPQLLLLDEPFSNLDVELRRRLSHEVRDILKSRGTSAILVTHDQEEAFAVSDHVGVFKEGRLEQWDTPYNLYHEPLTPFVASFIGQGYFIRGQLTSPESVRTELGELRGNRAYTLTPGSAVDVLLRPDDIIHAPYSELKALIVGKSFLGASTLYRLQLPTGSQLEAIFPSHNDHQVGSEVSIEVAADHLVVFAVPGSVAAQLPVPENGVRRYSSAV
- the ybaK gene encoding Cys-tRNA(Pro) deacylase, which translates into the protein MTPALDLLKKVRADHHIHSYAHDPKAASYGLEAAEKLNLEPARVFKTLLASSEKGELLVAVVPVAGSLDLKHLAQAAGVKKCEMADPAAAQRATGYLLGGISPLGQKKRLRTFIDQSAQLFERIYVSAGRRGLEVELAPGVLAEHTQGTFAAIGRE
- a CDS encoding MIP/aquaporin family protein: MTTALRQPTLSSQCMAEFLGTALLIFFGTGCVAALKVAGASFGLWEISIIWGVGVSMAIYLTAGVSGAHLNPAVSIALCLFAGFEKHKLPFYIVAQIAGAFCGAALVYTLYSNLFFDFEQAHEMIRGSQASLELASVFSTYPHPALSTGQAFLVEVIITAVLMAVIMALTDDNNGLPRGAMAPLLIGLLIAVIGSAMGPLTGFAMNPARDFGPKLMTFLAGWGEVAFTGGRDIPYFLIPVFAPIIGASLGAALYRGVIARNLPVAESESAQTDANPQGKTQAS
- the glpK gene encoding glycerol kinase GlpK, which translates into the protein MTDTQHKNYIIALDQGTTSSRAIIFDRDANVVGTSQREFAQHYPQAGWVEHDPMEIFATQSATMVEALAQAGLSHDQVAAIGITNQRETTVVWDKETGRPVYNAIVWQCRRSTEICEQLKREGLQEYIRETTGLVTDPYFSGTKLKWILDNVEGARERAERGDLLFGTVDSWLIWKFSGGKVHVTDYTNASRTMLFNIHTLEWDEKMLEVLNIPRQMLPEVRSSSEVYGRTKSGIAIAGIAGDQQAALFGQMCVEPGQAKNTYGTGCFLLMNTGDKAVKSSHGLLTTIACGPRGEVAYALEGAVFNGGSTVQWLRDELKIVNDAHDTEYFASKVKDSNGVYLVPAFTGLGAPYWDPYARGALFGLTRGVKVDHIIRAALESIAYQTRDVLDAMQQDCGQRLSELRVDGGAVANNFLMQFQADILGTCVERPQMRETTALGAAYLAGLACGFWSSLDELRGKAIIEREFSPQLDEVQKEKLYAGWLKAVDRTRDWEPHED
- a CDS encoding DeoR/GlpR family transcriptional regulator codes for the protein MNLPPRQQQILELVRERGYVSIEEMAQLFVVTPQTIRRDINQLAEVNLLRRYHGGAAYDSSIENTAYAMRADQMRDEKQRIAEAIAAQIPDHASLFINIGTTTESIARALLNHNHLKIITNNLHVASILSAKDDFEVLLAGGNVRRDGGVVGQASVDFINQFKVDFALVGISGIDEDGSLLDFDYQEVRVSQAIIANARQVILAADSSKFGRNAMVRLGSISLIDCLVTDQAPVPALTQLLNQYKIRLDVV